The Alkalihalophilus pseudofirmus nucleotide sequence AAATGATAAGCATGATATTAATGAGCTTATTTTTAAACAATCATGAGCCCTCCAAACCTTTATAAATCGATATAAGACCAATTTCTTTGTACCTTTGATTAATTAATGAGTAGACTTCTTTGATATCATTTTTAACTACAATTTTTTTCCCGCTGACAAGCGTAATTGTTGTATCTGGAAATGCTTCTATTTGTTCTATTAACAAGACATTCAGCATGAACGGCTGCCCATTTAATCGAATTAATTCAATCATTTTATGGATGGGCTGGGGTAAAAGTATTTTAACTCATAGGGATACGAACATTAGTGATGCGGCTTTAGGTATACCGCTCCTGAAACAAACTTCGCTTTCCGTAGTAGATCCCTATAATGTGTTGATTTCCGCTGCAGGCACTCGCTTTCCGCGGGCGGTCCGGAAGCCTCCTCATCGCTTCACTCTTGTGGGGTCTTCCATGGCCACGCACATCCCGCAGGAGTCGGTGCCTTCCGCTCCAATCAACTGAGCG carries:
- a CDS encoding flagellar FlbD family protein, which produces MIELIRLNGQPFMLNVLLIEQIEAFPDTTITLVSGKKIVVKNDIKEVYSLINQRYKEIGLISIYKGLEGS